The following proteins come from a genomic window of Nitrosopumilus sp.:
- a CDS encoding DUF427 domain-containing protein, giving the protein MQAIWNDVVIAESDNTVVVEGNHYFPFASIKKEYFEKTDQTSFCGWKGMANYYSVTVNGKTNKDCAWYYEQPNDAAMKIKGMVAFWNGVKVIDS; this is encoded by the coding sequence ATGCAAGCAATATGGAATGATGTGGTAATTGCTGAAAGTGATAACACTGTAGTTGTTGAGGGAAATCATTATTTTCCATTTGCTTCTATCAAAAAAGAATATTTTGAAAAAACCGATCAAACATCCTTTTGTGGATGGAAAGGAATGGCAAACTACTACTCAGTAACTGTTAACGGTAAAACCAACAAGGATTGTGCTTGGTATTACGAGCAACCCAACGATGCGGCCATGAAAATAAAGGGAATGGTGGCATTTTGGAATGGCGTTAAAGTGATTGATTCCTAA
- a CDS encoding 50S ribosomal protein L5: MSQTTEPIMKKISLEKIVLNMGVGKSGDVINIAKKALDQISGKKSSSRAAKETQRDWGVRKGEPIGVAVTIRGDDAKELLKRLLEAKGNTVNGKSFDNFGNYSFGIKEHIDIPGVKYDPQIGILGLGISITLTRPGYGIRNRSKHKASIGKKHIISNQEAKDYLVKEFGVTVA, translated from the coding sequence ATGTCTCAAACAACAGAACCAATAATGAAAAAAATATCTCTCGAGAAAATAGTTCTCAATATGGGAGTAGGTAAATCAGGAGATGTAATTAACATTGCAAAAAAAGCACTTGATCAAATATCAGGAAAAAAATCATCATCGAGAGCTGCCAAAGAAACACAAAGAGATTGGGGAGTTAGAAAAGGCGAACCAATAGGTGTAGCAGTAACAATTCGTGGAGATGACGCAAAAGAATTACTAAAAAGATTGTTAGAAGCAAAAGGAAATACAGTCAATGGCAAATCATTTGATAATTTTGGAAATTATTCATTTGGGATTAAAGAACACATAGACATTCCAGGGGTAAAATATGATCCACAAATAGGAATTTTGGGTTTAGGAATCTCAATCACATTAACAAGACCAGGTTACGGAATTAGAAATAGAAGTAAACACAAAGCAAGTATCGGAAAAAAACACATAATCAGCAATCAAGAAGCAAAGGATTATCTAGTAAAAGAATTCGGAGTGACAGTAGCATAA
- a CDS encoding DUF2299 family protein → MSASRLRDNVERWLIHEGLSFEEIKSKENSFQILAKHAGKTDIPVEIFEPKGQPGILVIGAKVVMKNNQIARYLGFNEQEKENFEKKVTDFCHSIQAINKIITEDGKQKIGVYVVLDDKENINQQAVFDAIDSVSEKHEKTSRFLLKTF, encoded by the coding sequence ATGAGTGCATCTAGGTTACGCGATAATGTTGAAAGATGGCTAATACACGAAGGGCTTTCTTTCGAAGAAATAAAGAGTAAAGAAAATTCTTTCCAAATTTTAGCAAAACATGCAGGTAAAACAGACATCCCTGTGGAAATATTTGAACCAAAAGGACAGCCAGGAATTCTAGTAATCGGAGCCAAAGTTGTAATGAAAAACAACCAAATTGCACGTTATTTGGGATTTAATGAACAAGAAAAAGAGAACTTTGAAAAAAAAGTGACAGACTTTTGCCATTCAATTCAAGCTATTAATAAAATCATTACAGAAGATGGCAAACAAAAAATTGGAGTTTATGTTGTTCTAGACGATAAAGAAAATATCAACCAGCAAGCAGTTTTTGATGCAATAGATAGCGTATCAGAAAAACATGAAAAGACGTCGAGATTTTTGTTAAAGACTTTCTAA
- a CDS encoding PPOX class F420-dependent oxidoreductase codes for MDTKAVKLFSEKNLVFIATVMKDGSPQVSPVWANYEDGYILINTAEGRLKHKNVLRDPRVAVSVVSRDNPLDMTTIRGTVEELIPDYEYKHADKLTQQYMGREHYPFKRDGEKRIILKIKPIKVFVLPELKMNE; via the coding sequence ATTGATACAAAAGCAGTAAAGTTGTTTTCAGAAAAAAATCTCGTTTTCATTGCGACTGTTATGAAAGACGGTTCCCCACAAGTATCCCCTGTCTGGGCAAACTATGAAGATGGATATATTTTGATAAACACTGCAGAGGGAAGACTAAAACACAAAAATGTTTTACGTGATCCGAGGGTTGCAGTTTCTGTTGTATCTAGAGACAATCCTCTTGACATGACAACAATTCGCGGAACAGTTGAGGAATTGATTCCGGATTATGAATACAAACATGCGGATAAACTCACACAACAATACATGGGACGTGAACATTATCCCTTCAAACGTGATGGTGAAAAAAGAATCATACTGAAAATAAAACCAATCAAAGTTTTTGTCTTGCCTGAATTAAAGATGAATGAGTAA
- a CDS encoding 50S ribosomal protein L14 translates to MAKQAGKGVEEFRPYVTRSIPVGANIVCADNSGAKILEIINVPRHKTRVSRLPAAAVGDFCNVVVKKGPAELRKQVYGAVIVRQKYAVRRLNGVRVCFEDNAAVLITPEGETKGTDIKGPVAAEASEKWPRVANLASMVV, encoded by the coding sequence ATGGCAAAACAAGCAGGTAAGGGAGTAGAGGAATTCCGCCCATATGTCACACGTTCAATACCCGTAGGAGCAAATATTGTATGTGCAGACAACTCAGGTGCCAAAATTTTAGAGATTATCAATGTACCAAGACATAAAACAAGAGTATCACGACTTCCTGCAGCAGCAGTAGGAGATTTCTGTAATGTCGTAGTAAAGAAAGGACCAGCAGAGTTAAGAAAACAAGTGTATGGCGCAGTTATTGTTAGACAAAAATATGCAGTTCGTAGATTAAACGGCGTTAGAGTTTGTTTCGAAGACAATGCAGCGGTATTAATCACACCAGAAGGAGAAACAAAAGGGACAGACATCAAAGGACCGGTAGCTGCAGAAGCTTCAGAAAAATGGCCAAGAGTAGCTAACTTGGCATCAATGGTGGTATAA
- a CDS encoding Lrp/AsnC ligand binding domain-containing protein: METALVLVKSEISHEMDVMRQLLKIDQVKEAKGTFGLYDIFVKIEANSSLEIADIITRQIRKIPYVISTTTLSVIPEQNKN; encoded by the coding sequence TTGGAAACAGCTTTGGTTTTAGTAAAAAGTGAAATTAGTCATGAAATGGATGTCATGCGTCAACTTTTAAAAATTGATCAAGTCAAAGAGGCAAAGGGTACTTTTGGCCTTTATGATATTTTTGTAAAAATTGAGGCAAACTCTTCGTTGGAAATTGCAGATATCATTACAAGACAAATTAGAAAAATCCCATATGTGATATCTACTACAACTTTATCTGTGATACCTGAGCAAAATAAGAATTAA
- a CDS encoding ribonuclease P protein subunit, producing MITADNITSHEFIGLHTEIVKSTNPQVIGLNGRIINETKSMFTINTEKGTKSIAKSTNNWKFSIENKDVIIEGSRITKRPFDRIGAKA from the coding sequence ATGATCACAGCAGACAATATTACGTCACATGAATTTATTGGATTACACACAGAGATTGTCAAATCTACAAATCCACAAGTTATAGGATTAAATGGAAGAATCATAAATGAAACAAAATCGATGTTTACAATAAATACAGAAAAAGGAACAAAATCAATTGCAAAATCAACAAACAATTGGAAATTTTCAATTGAGAATAAAGATGTGATTATAGAGGGATCTAGAATTACAAAAAGGCCATTTGACAGGATAGGAGCTAAGGCATGA
- a CDS encoding winged helix-turn-helix domain-containing protein: protein MSTLLEKQIKVNRIVTTSIEHARAIEDPARAKIMEILYRQALSADQISTALKKTGYKKALTTVRHHLEILKESGLVEIVRIEESRGAITKYYSTSTKLLDFQTPVDFDSTYSKVITNTSTKIEKILKGLTPKTASKGKKSEDYSQYLVMEIMNRAMTNVLEKSNKR, encoded by the coding sequence ATGTCTACGTTGTTAGAAAAGCAAATCAAAGTTAATCGTATTGTTACGACAAGTATTGAACACGCACGTGCAATTGAAGACCCTGCACGGGCAAAAATTATGGAAATTTTATACCGTCAAGCATTATCTGCAGATCAAATTTCAACAGCTCTGAAAAAAACTGGGTACAAAAAAGCATTGACTACAGTTCGTCATCACCTGGAAATTCTGAAAGAATCTGGATTAGTTGAAATTGTTAGAATTGAGGAGTCTCGTGGCGCAATTACAAAATACTATAGTACATCAACAAAATTGTTAGATTTTCAAACTCCTGTGGACTTTGATTCCACGTATTCAAAGGTAATCACCAACACCTCTACAAAAATTGAAAAAATTCTAAAAGGATTGACGCCAAAAACTGCATCAAAAGGAAAAAAATCTGAAGACTATTCTCAATATTTGGTGATGGAAATCATGAATAGGGCAATGACTAATGTTCTTGAAAAATCTAATAAAAGATAG
- the purC gene encoding phosphoribosylaminoimidazolesuccinocarboxamide synthase has product MKFLTRGKVKDLYDVDEDTLLFKFSDRVSAFDVKFKQDIPRKGEVLCKFAEFWFNELSVPNHFVRRESDTEIVVKKMKMLPIECVVRGYFYGSLVSRWKQGEVSVPEGTNTTLAAQLPEPIFDPTTKSEHDIPINKSKALDMNLVTEEQYEWLKKTSIDIYKKMAAIANNAGFILADLKLEFGILDGKITLGDSIGPDEYRLWPKDSYEIGKIQEAYDKQLLRDWLVANGYQKKFDDERDAGREPVPPEIPDEIIQKMTQRYVIAYEKITGNTL; this is encoded by the coding sequence TTGAAGTTTCTTACACGCGGTAAAGTAAAGGATCTGTATGACGTTGATGAAGATACCTTACTTTTCAAGTTCTCCGATAGAGTTTCGGCATTTGATGTCAAGTTCAAACAAGATATTCCTCGTAAAGGGGAAGTTTTGTGCAAATTTGCAGAATTTTGGTTTAACGAATTATCCGTACCAAACCATTTTGTTCGAAGAGAATCTGATACTGAAATTGTTGTAAAAAAAATGAAGATGTTGCCTATAGAATGTGTAGTTAGAGGTTATTTTTATGGCAGTCTTGTAAGCAGATGGAAACAAGGTGAGGTTTCTGTTCCAGAAGGAACCAACACAACACTTGCTGCACAACTACCTGAACCAATCTTTGATCCTACAACAAAGTCGGAACATGACATTCCCATCAATAAATCAAAAGCGTTGGATATGAACTTGGTAACTGAAGAACAATATGAGTGGCTAAAGAAAACTTCGATTGACATTTACAAAAAAATGGCTGCAATTGCAAATAATGCGGGTTTTATTTTGGCTGATTTGAAACTGGAATTCGGAATTTTAGATGGAAAAATTACTTTGGGTGATTCTATCGGCCCAGACGAGTATCGACTATGGCCAAAGGATTCCTATGAAATAGGAAAAATCCAAGAAGCATATGACAAACAGCTATTGCGGGATTGGTTAGTCGCTAATGGTTATCAGAAAAAATTTGATGATGAGCGTGATGCTGGACGGGAGCCAGTACCACCTGAAATTCCAGATGAAATCATCCAAAAAATGACTCAGAGATATGTTATTGCATATGAGAAGATAACTGGAAATACTCTTTAA
- a CDS encoding 30S ribosomal protein S8: protein MPATNILANLFVTLYNNETRRKRDCVILPTSKLGIEVLKTLQKDGYIGEFEHIDDKRGGKFKIKLLAKITKCGAISPRFKVKNDEYNNWEQQYLPAYDRGMLLVTTNQGVMSHHDALEKGIGGFLIGYVY, encoded by the coding sequence ATGCCAGCAACGAATATTTTAGCAAATCTATTTGTCACACTATACAATAATGAAACAAGAAGGAAAAGAGATTGTGTAATTCTTCCAACGTCAAAACTTGGAATCGAAGTTTTAAAGACACTTCAAAAGGATGGGTATATCGGAGAGTTTGAACATATTGATGATAAAAGAGGAGGCAAATTCAAAATCAAATTATTGGCCAAAATTACAAAATGTGGAGCAATTTCTCCAAGATTCAAGGTAAAAAATGACGAATATAATAATTGGGAACAGCAATACTTACCTGCATACGACAGAGGCATGTTACTTGTTACAACTAATCAAGGAGTAATGTCCCATCATGACGCATTAGAAAAAGGAATTGGAGGATTTTTAATCGGATATGTCTACTAA
- a CDS encoding 50S ribosomal protein L6, producing the protein MSTKQMEKFQDEVIIPEGVKITLNKHMLSFVGPLGKTFKNFRTIPVNLEITESKVILNTIGSRKKDYAILHTARSIIRNICEGLVEGYTIKMKIVYAHFPITLKVEGKKILIENFQGERAPRITKIVGNTKVIPKGEDVILTGEVWTDITQTAANIEQKTKVKNKDHRVFLDGIYAFEKKKGLEK; encoded by the coding sequence ATGTCTACTAAACAAATGGAAAAATTTCAGGATGAAGTGATCATTCCAGAAGGCGTTAAAATCACATTAAACAAACACATGTTGTCATTTGTAGGACCACTTGGCAAAACTTTCAAAAATTTTAGAACTATACCAGTAAATCTTGAGATCACTGAAAGTAAAGTTATCTTAAACACTATAGGCAGTAGAAAGAAAGATTATGCAATTTTACATACAGCAAGATCTATTATTAGAAATATTTGCGAAGGCTTGGTAGAAGGATATACAATTAAAATGAAAATTGTTTATGCACACTTTCCAATCACATTAAAAGTAGAAGGGAAAAAAATCCTAATTGAAAATTTCCAAGGAGAAAGAGCTCCAAGAATTACAAAAATTGTGGGAAACACCAAAGTAATTCCTAAAGGTGAAGATGTAATTCTAACAGGTGAAGTATGGACAGACATCACTCAAACTGCAGCAAATATTGAACAAAAAACCAAAGTAAAAAATAAAGACCACAGAGTTTTCTTAGATGGAATATACGCTTTTGAGAAAAAGAAAGGCTTAGAAAAATAA
- a CDS encoding 30S ribosomal protein S17: MTRDIGLKVKEPKEECADKHCPFHGNLSIRGKLFDGKVTGSKARQTITLQKDAPIYFSKFKRYARGTSTIHAHVPECINVETGNHVLTAECRPISKSVSYVVVEVRS, encoded by the coding sequence ATGACACGTGATATTGGATTAAAAGTGAAAGAACCAAAGGAAGAATGCGCAGACAAACATTGTCCATTCCATGGAAATTTGTCAATTAGAGGAAAGCTCTTTGATGGCAAAGTGACAGGAAGTAAGGCAAGACAAACAATTACGTTACAAAAAGATGCACCAATTTATTTTAGTAAATTTAAGAGGTATGCAAGAGGGACAAGTACGATTCATGCACATGTACCTGAATGCATTAATGTTGAAACAGGAAATCATGTTTTAACTGCAGAGTGCAGGCCGATATCAAAATCAGTATCGTATGTAGTTGTAGAGGTTAGATCATAA
- the rplX gene encoding 50S ribosomal protein L24, giving the protein MKPTKMRNKMIYQATFQTRSKQLGSALSKELRKKYGKRSVRAIEGDSVTILRGEFKGVEGKISKVSTEKSSVAIEGVKKEKTKGDKFDVYIHTSNLVVTSLSTDDKWRISKLEGKDPRKQPKETPVKDKPVEEETKETKVVKKEEKKEDEN; this is encoded by the coding sequence ATGAAGCCAACAAAAATGCGTAACAAGATGATTTATCAAGCAACATTCCAGACCAGAAGTAAGCAACTTGGAAGTGCGTTATCAAAAGAACTTCGTAAAAAATATGGCAAGAGAAGTGTTCGTGCTATTGAAGGGGACAGTGTAACTATACTTAGAGGAGAATTCAAAGGGGTCGAAGGAAAAATATCCAAAGTGTCTACAGAAAAGAGCAGCGTTGCAATTGAAGGAGTCAAAAAAGAAAAAACAAAAGGAGACAAATTTGATGTTTATATTCACACATCCAATCTGGTAGTAACATCACTTAGTACTGATGATAAGTGGAGAATTTCAAAACTTGAAGGTAAAGATCCAAGGAAACAACCTAAAGAAACACCTGTAAAAGATAAACCAGTTGAAGAAGAGACTAAAGAAACAAAAGTAGTAAAGAAAGAAGAAAAAAAGGAAGATGAGAATTAA
- the rpmC gene encoding 50S ribosomal protein L29, whose amino-acid sequence MTRISMKTIKQLNEKDLKSKIQEARSELAKLRVDASKGTLRKESGKLKPLRHDIARMLTRINEMKKEK is encoded by the coding sequence ATGACCAGGATAAGCATGAAGACAATAAAGCAGTTAAATGAAAAAGATCTTAAAAGTAAGATTCAAGAGGCACGTAGTGAACTTGCAAAACTCAGAGTCGATGCTTCCAAAGGAACTCTAAGAAAAGAAAGCGGTAAACTAAAACCCCTTAGACACGATATTGCAAGGATGCTAACTAGAATAAACGAGATGAAGAAAGAGAAATGA
- a CDS encoding DUF4352 domain-containing protein has product MAGMGVIIVIGAIIVSMVVANYMYTQYTTNYIEAVAGKPIMVGPVEYTITFEGTHEGSKEMKPENTFVKIGITAKNTSDEKTILSGGQFYIVDEKDQKHEAVFGEFSSKDLFLESLEPNKPVERTTQFDIPFDEEKKYKIIIRPQKDQSTVDTAVVCIRNC; this is encoded by the coding sequence ATGGCAGGAATGGGCGTAATTATTGTGATCGGCGCCATCATAGTTTCGATGGTTGTTGCAAATTACATGTATACACAATATACAACAAATTACATCGAGGCAGTTGCAGGAAAGCCAATAATGGTAGGTCCAGTGGAATACACCATAACATTTGAGGGAACTCATGAAGGAAGTAAAGAAATGAAGCCAGAAAACACATTTGTAAAAATTGGAATCACAGCTAAAAACACCAGTGATGAAAAAACAATCCTTTCGGGAGGGCAATTTTACATTGTTGATGAAAAAGATCAAAAACATGAGGCAGTATTCGGAGAGTTTTCTTCTAAAGACTTATTCCTAGAATCATTAGAGCCAAACAAACCGGTTGAAAGAACAACTCAATTTGATATTCCATTTGATGAAGAAAAAAAATACAAAATAATTATTCGACCACAAAAAGATCAATCAACAGTTGATACAGCTGTTGTTTGCATAAGAAATTGTTGA
- a CDS encoding 30S ribosomal protein S4e → MVSISGSKKLKRQMAPQFWGIARKDKRFVINVKPGPHKRSHAIPTAVFLRDMLKIVTSLREAKASIYSGKVKVDGVVRKSLHHAIGLMDVVELENVSDIYRLVPTEEKLLKPIKINESEKSKKLVRVTTKTTIGKGQTQIGFHDGRSIISDSKVNVGDTCLIQIPDVKILETIKLEVGSHGLVTRGNNTGRIGKIETIEAGTFILPKRVILSLDERKIEIPADIIMSIGKGEPVIQIK, encoded by the coding sequence ATGGTAAGTATTAGCGGAAGTAAAAAACTCAAACGTCAAATGGCCCCACAGTTTTGGGGGATTGCTAGAAAAGATAAAAGATTTGTAATTAATGTAAAGCCAGGTCCACATAAAAGGAGCCATGCAATACCAACGGCAGTATTTCTAAGAGACATGTTAAAAATCGTAACTAGTCTTAGGGAAGCAAAAGCTTCAATTTATTCTGGTAAAGTAAAGGTTGACGGGGTTGTAAGAAAATCATTACATCATGCAATAGGATTAATGGACGTAGTAGAATTAGAAAATGTTTCAGATATTTATCGTCTGGTTCCAACCGAAGAGAAATTACTAAAACCAATAAAGATTAACGAATCAGAGAAATCAAAAAAATTAGTTAGAGTCACAACCAAAACTACAATTGGCAAAGGCCAAACACAAATAGGATTTCATGACGGACGTTCAATCATTTCAGACAGTAAAGTAAATGTTGGCGATACATGCTTGATACAAATTCCAGATGTAAAAATACTTGAAACAATAAAACTGGAAGTAGGAAGTCACGGATTAGTCACACGTGGAAATAATACTGGTAGAATTGGCAAAATAGAAACAATCGAAGCAGGAACATTCATTCTTCCAAAAAGAGTTATCCTATCATTAGATGAAAGAAAAATCGAGATTCCAGCTGACATCATTATGTCAATAGGTAAAGGAGAGCCAGTTATTCAAATAAAGTGA
- a CDS encoding 30S ribosomal protein S14, with translation MAKDRSYEATGRKKHDFGRGSRWCKRCGDYTAVIQKYDLMLCRRCFREVATSLGFRKNK, from the coding sequence ATGGCAAAAGATAGATCATACGAAGCTACTGGAAGAAAAAAGCATGATTTTGGCAGAGGTTCAAGATGGTGTAAAAGATGCGGAGATTATACAGCTGTAATTCAAAAATATGATTTAATGCTATGCAGACGATGCTTCAGAGAAGTCGCAACATCTTTAGGGTTTAGGAAAAATAAGTGA